Proteins encoded together in one Bacteroides ovatus window:
- a CDS encoding family 43 glycosylhydrolase — MMYHSTCSFKCLPYLLILGCILTFLQACAPVQRYVLLSSDNGDGTYTNPVINADYPDPDIIRVGEDYYMVSSSFVAMPGIPVCHSKDLINWQIIGHAYDSITFQPQYRMENEKTAYSRLCWAPTIRYDEGIYYIGVNIADDGFVMFKSTRPEGPYTMHKFEKRLYDPGFFIDDDGKKYVTHGKGKIYLTRLKDDATGVLDPQDKGTLIITAPEGYGHLFEGCHTYKRNGWYYVFNPALGYDGVQMISRSRNLYGPYETKVLIDDDINYAGAGVHQGGYIETAEGESWAYTFQDRDYMGRCLMLYPMKWENEWPVVGPEGRPGKGVVTYRKPAVKGKHKMNYPHHSDSFDKPELAPVWEFNHVPYKEKWSLTDRPGYFRIYAQHAKGFYWARNSLTQKVTGPYSTGTVLLDLSGLKEGDFAGNGIMGRMMYQFGVRKKDNRFWLEMRKGNRNAAEMIVDSLELKDVQRIYLRTETTKEGATRFHYSLDNRQYHRFGPEGVSNFWGFLGIRHALCCYNVMKGNPCGYADFDSFELESAHRGNHYDAFTEIDFFRYDDREGMTLVRPVGKRPMQFLTDIKDSDWLVFNNLTFKKRPGKITFELQALNPGGVLEMRRGSLQGELLASCTIQSTNGEWTKQSFEVKKLRKKEKVYFVFGGSNKSLSIKNFIFE, encoded by the coding sequence ATGATGTATCATTCGACTTGTTCTTTTAAGTGTTTACCTTATCTTTTGATTCTGGGGTGCATATTGACGTTCCTGCAAGCTTGTGCACCTGTTCAGAGATATGTCCTGTTATCCTCCGATAATGGTGACGGAACCTATACCAATCCGGTGATTAATGCCGATTATCCTGATCCGGATATTATCCGTGTAGGGGAGGATTATTACATGGTTAGTTCGTCCTTCGTGGCAATGCCGGGAATTCCGGTCTGTCATTCGAAAGATTTGATTAATTGGCAAATTATCGGTCATGCCTATGACAGTATCACTTTCCAGCCTCAATATCGGATGGAAAATGAGAAAACGGCTTATAGCCGTTTGTGCTGGGCCCCTACCATCAGATATGATGAAGGCATTTATTATATAGGAGTCAATATTGCGGATGATGGCTTCGTCATGTTTAAGAGTACGAGGCCGGAAGGTCCTTATACGATGCATAAGTTTGAAAAGCGGTTGTATGATCCCGGCTTTTTTATTGATGATGACGGTAAAAAGTATGTCACTCACGGAAAAGGGAAAATCTATCTGACGCGGTTGAAAGATGATGCTACGGGAGTGCTCGACCCTCAAGATAAAGGAACGCTCATTATAACAGCTCCCGAAGGTTACGGCCATTTGTTTGAGGGATGTCACACTTATAAAAGAAACGGATGGTATTATGTCTTTAATCCGGCGTTGGGGTATGATGGGGTGCAGATGATAAGCCGTTCACGAAACCTTTATGGACCTTATGAAACGAAAGTTCTGATAGATGATGATATTAATTATGCCGGTGCAGGTGTTCATCAGGGTGGGTATATAGAAACGGCTGAAGGAGAATCCTGGGCATACACTTTTCAAGATCGCGATTATATGGGGAGGTGTCTTATGTTATATCCTATGAAATGGGAGAATGAATGGCCGGTTGTCGGACCGGAAGGCAGACCGGGGAAAGGAGTGGTTACTTATCGGAAACCGGCAGTCAAAGGTAAACATAAGATGAATTATCCTCATCATTCCGATTCTTTTGACAAACCGGAATTGGCTCCGGTCTGGGAATTTAATCATGTTCCGTATAAAGAGAAGTGGAGCTTGACGGACAGGCCGGGTTATTTTAGAATATATGCTCAACATGCCAAAGGTTTTTATTGGGCGAGGAACTCGTTAACTCAAAAGGTGACAGGACCGTATAGCACGGGCACGGTATTATTAGACTTGTCCGGTTTAAAGGAAGGTGACTTTGCCGGAAATGGGATTATGGGAAGAATGATGTATCAATTTGGAGTCAGAAAGAAGGACAACCGCTTTTGGCTTGAAATGAGAAAAGGGAACCGGAATGCGGCAGAGATGATTGTGGATAGTCTTGAATTGAAAGATGTTCAGAGAATTTATCTGCGCACAGAAACAACGAAAGAAGGGGCTACTCGTTTTCATTATAGTTTGGATAATCGCCAATATCATCGTTTCGGTCCTGAAGGTGTTTCTAATTTCTGGGGATTTCTAGGGATACGGCATGCACTCTGTTGTTATAATGTAATGAAAGGAAATCCTTGCGGATATGCCGACTTTGACTCTTTTGAACTGGAAAGTGCGCATCGCGGCAATCATTATGATGCATTTACGGAAATAGACTTCTTTCGTTATGACGACCGGGAAGGGATGACATTGGTTCGTCCTGTCGGCAAACGTCCGATGCAATTTCTAACGGATATAAAGGACAGCGATTGGCTTGTGTTTAATAACTTGACATTTAAGAAAAGACCCGGAAAGATAACATTCGAACTGCAGGCTTTGAATCCGGGAGGAGTTCTTGAGATGAGAAGAGGTTCTTTACAAGGGGAACTGTTGGCTTCTTGCACTATTCAATCTACTAACGGGGAGTGGACGAAGCAGAGTTTTGAAGTAAAGAAATTACGAAAGAAAGAGAAAGTCTATTTTGTGTTCGGAGGTTCAAATAAGAGCTTATCTATTAAGAATTTCATATTTGAGTAG
- a CDS encoding glycoside hydrolase family 28 protein, whose product MNRLNRMTGLVSVIIGLFCACQGTAKQVDVETDLKAMYADLPFSMPAIERPVFPDYQVNICDFGAKSDGVTLNTEAINKAIKVVHDKGGGKVIIPEGLWLTGPIVLQSNVNLHAEKNALIVFSGDTSLYPIITTSFEGLDTRRCQSPISAMNAENIAITGYGVFDGAGDRWRPVKKDKMTDRQWKNLVNSGGNVDENGKVWYPNEGALKASVLMSGQGNQQAEITSEEWEEMKSWLRPVLLSIVKSKKVLLEGVTFKNSPSWCLHPLSCESLILNDVKVFNPWYSQNGDALDVESCKNVLIANCFFDAGDDAICLKSGKDEDGRRRGEPCENVIVRNNTVLHGHGGFVIGSEMSGGVKNVYVSECSFIGTDVGLRFKSARGRGGVVENIYINNINMIDIPNDALIADLYYAAKSAPGEPIPSVSEETPAFRNIYISDVFCRGAGRAAYLNGLPEMPIENISIKNMVVTGAKEGIVVNQVAKLNIENVEIDTPDQSMIQIENTTDITINGKDLGTISEKRLLTKN is encoded by the coding sequence ATGAATAGATTGAATCGAATGACTGGCTTGGTATCGGTCATCATAGGACTATTTTGTGCTTGTCAGGGTACTGCCAAGCAGGTGGATGTGGAGACAGATTTGAAGGCAATGTATGCAGACCTTCCTTTCTCCATGCCCGCCATAGAGCGTCCCGTTTTTCCCGATTATCAGGTAAATATCTGTGATTTCGGAGCAAAAAGCGATGGGGTGACGCTGAACACGGAGGCTATTAATAAGGCTATCAAAGTAGTGCACGACAAAGGAGGGGGTAAAGTAATCATTCCGGAAGGTTTGTGGCTCACAGGCCCCATTGTTTTGCAAAGTAACGTCAATTTGCATGCAGAAAAGAATGCTTTGATTGTGTTTAGCGGTGACACCTCGTTGTATCCGATTATTACGACTTCATTTGAAGGACTGGATACACGGCGCTGCCAGTCGCCTATCTCGGCAATGAATGCAGAAAACATAGCTATTACCGGTTATGGCGTTTTTGATGGAGCGGGAGACAGATGGCGTCCTGTGAAGAAGGATAAAATGACGGACAGACAGTGGAAGAATCTGGTGAACTCCGGTGGTAATGTGGATGAGAACGGCAAGGTGTGGTATCCTAATGAAGGGGCATTGAAAGCATCCGTTCTCATGTCTGGCCAGGGGAATCAACAGGCTGAAATCACGAGTGAAGAATGGGAGGAGATGAAAAGTTGGCTGCGTCCTGTACTGCTAAGTATTGTGAAGAGTAAAAAGGTGCTTCTGGAAGGCGTGACTTTCAAAAACTCTCCGAGCTGGTGTCTTCATCCGCTTTCGTGCGAATCTTTGATATTGAATGATGTAAAGGTGTTCAATCCCTGGTATTCGCAGAACGGAGACGCGCTCGATGTGGAATCATGCAAGAATGTGCTGATTGCCAACTGTTTCTTTGATGCGGGAGATGATGCAATCTGCCTGAAGTCTGGTAAAGACGAAGATGGCCGTCGCAGAGGTGAACCTTGTGAGAATGTGATTGTGAGAAACAATACCGTTTTGCATGGTCATGGCGGATTCGTAATTGGTAGTGAGATGTCCGGAGGAGTGAAGAATGTATATGTGTCCGAATGTTCTTTTATCGGTACGGATGTCGGGTTGCGGTTTAAAAGTGCCCGTGGACGTGGTGGCGTCGTGGAGAATATTTACATCAATAATATAAATATGATTGATATTCCTAATGATGCTTTGATTGCCGATTTATATTATGCGGCCAAAAGTGCTCCCGGTGAACCGATTCCGAGTGTGAGTGAAGAGACTCCTGCTTTTAGGAACATCTATATCTCGGATGTGTTTTGCAGGGGAGCAGGACGGGCGGCGTATCTGAACGGACTTCCCGAAATGCCGATTGAGAATATTTCCATCAAGAATATGGTGGTTACTGGTGCTAAAGAGGGTATTGTAGTGAATCAAGTGGCAAAGCTCAACATCGAGAATGTTGAAATTGACACTCCTGACCAATCTATGATACAGATCGAAAATACAACGGATATCACCATTAACGGAAAAGATCTGGGAACGATTTCAGAGAAACGGTTGCTGACCAAGAACTAA
- a CDS encoding fimbrillin family protein, translated as MNLKHLFFLAVAGTLAVACSEVNENSLTDGDGQRMLRTISSGNDRFTTRLNSETSEWENGDAIGIYMFDTEDKNVLNDALNVKYTTIGEGLTANFSSDPGIAIYDMPTNFVAYYPHTTSADVIDATAALYKVDVSDQSDGISAHDLMWAKAANQSTESLLAGGLAFTFHHKLVLLRVKITNENVSNVTSITVGGMNTTATFSLIDGKLTNMDTQKSISLQKTGDKSFIGIMLPAEELINKMSLTIMADGGKYQYTVPEGSKIDKFVAGYEYTFNINVGKETSGEIGGGSGSNTPWGDGGSEDGDGDKVSENEAIPADYAQKAINAETNLSTILSGASGKVALVFAANAEGYTFSDAMVVPEAVTELLLIGDTEKQVKMNLKQIQYTSLQKIALNNLDITGDNSTALLTNNETAQLATDAVVDFKKCNFSNMKTVCDWSTGDNGAQNLLSAVVIDDCLFANMQNVFNYYGSKAITITNSTLYKMTERVIYVKDANSVVITVENCTLADMAKTPFESRYANGNLYYKNNISACFVTSNPNIGYKMDVREFSGNYAAAATEAGQMPVLNVHGKAIDTNTFPNAWIDTSKTVTELFEDAGNGNFKLRIDAQVGDPRWYKNVK; from the coding sequence ATGAATCTGAAACATTTATTTTTCTTAGCGGTTGCCGGAACGTTGGCAGTAGCTTGTAGTGAAGTTAATGAAAATTCTCTTACTGATGGCGATGGTCAAAGAATGCTTCGCACTATCAGTTCGGGCAACGACCGTTTCACTACACGATTGAATAGCGAAACCAGTGAATGGGAGAACGGTGATGCTATTGGTATATATATGTTCGATACGGAAGATAAGAATGTGTTGAACGATGCCCTTAACGTGAAATATACGACGATTGGCGAGGGGCTTACGGCGAACTTCTCGTCCGATCCCGGAATAGCAATCTATGATATGCCTACGAATTTCGTAGCCTATTATCCGCATACTACATCTGCAGATGTTATTGATGCCACAGCAGCACTTTATAAAGTAGATGTAAGCGATCAGTCTGACGGTATCTCTGCCCACGATTTAATGTGGGCAAAGGCTGCCAACCAGTCAACGGAATCATTGTTGGCAGGTGGATTGGCATTCACTTTCCATCATAAGTTAGTGCTTCTACGTGTTAAGATTACGAATGAAAACGTGTCGAATGTGACAAGTATAACGGTAGGGGGGATGAATACCACAGCTACTTTCAGCCTGATAGACGGGAAATTGACTAACATGGATACGCAGAAGTCTATTTCCCTGCAGAAAACAGGAGATAAATCTTTTATTGGTATCATGTTGCCTGCTGAAGAGTTGATAAATAAAATGTCGCTCACTATCATGGCAGACGGTGGTAAGTATCAGTACACAGTGCCTGAAGGCAGCAAGATAGATAAGTTTGTTGCAGGCTATGAGTATACCTTCAATATCAATGTAGGAAAAGAGACTAGCGGAGAAATAGGCGGTGGTTCCGGCAGCAACACACCTTGGGGTGATGGTGGCAGCGAGGATGGCGACGGTGATAAAGTTTCAGAGAATGAAGCAATTCCTGCTGATTATGCTCAAAAAGCGATTAATGCAGAAACAAACCTGTCGACAATATTGTCCGGTGCTTCCGGTAAAGTTGCGTTAGTATTTGCTGCCAATGCAGAAGGTTATACCTTTAGCGATGCAATGGTAGTGCCCGAAGCTGTAACAGAGTTGTTACTGATTGGTGATACAGAAAAACAAGTGAAGATGAATCTGAAACAGATACAATATACCAGTCTTCAAAAGATAGCATTGAATAACTTAGATATTACAGGTGATAACTCAACCGCTCTGCTGACTAACAATGAAACTGCCCAACTCGCTACTGATGCTGTGGTAGATTTCAAGAAGTGTAACTTTAGTAACATGAAGACTGTTTGTGACTGGTCAACCGGAGATAACGGGGCACAAAACTTACTTTCTGCTGTAGTGATCGATGATTGTCTGTTTGCCAATATGCAAAATGTCTTCAACTATTATGGTTCTAAAGCAATCACTATCACTAACTCTACACTTTATAAAATGACAGAACGCGTTATTTACGTGAAAGATGCCAATAGTGTAGTTATCACTGTCGAAAATTGCACATTGGCAGATATGGCAAAGACTCCATTTGAAAGCCGATATGCGAATGGTAATCTCTATTATAAGAATAATATTTCGGCCTGCTTCGTTACAAGTAACCCTAACATAGGCTATAAAATGGATGTACGGGAATTCTCCGGTAACTATGCAGCGGCAGCTACCGAAGCCGGACAGATGCCTGTATTGAATGTACATGGAAAAGCAATTGATACCAATACTTTTCCTAATGCCTGGATAGATACGTCCAAAACAGTTACCGAACTGTTTGAAGATGCAGGAAACGGCAACTTCAAACTGAGAATTGATGCTCAAGTAGGTGACCCGCGTTGGTATAAGAATGTAAAATAA
- the xyl3A gene encoding xylan 1,4-beta-xylosidase, producing MKKQWIIACLIGIQGVNVQAQQPSKYPYQDTKLTAEQRADDLLQRLTLEEKVALMQNNSPAIPRLGIKPYEWWNEALHGVARAGLATVFPQAIGMAASFNDELLYEVFDAVSDEARAKNRQFNEKGQYKRYQGLTMWTPNVNIFRDPRWGRGQETYGEDPYLSGRMGMAAVRGLQGPEDAEYDKLHACAKHFAVHSGPEWNRHSFNAENIAPRDLWETYLPAFKELVQKAGVKEVMCAYNRFEGDPCCGSNRLLTQILRNDWGFKGIVVTDCGAIGDFFQRKKHETHPDAAHASADAVLSGTDLECGGNFKSITDAVKKGLISEEKINTSVKRLLKARFELGEMNSTHPWSNIPFSVIDCPKHKELALKMAHESLVLLQNNNNILPLNRQMKVAVIGPNANDSVMQWGNYNGFPSHTVTLLEGIRAKLPDAQIIYEPVCGYTNDTTLHSLFNQCSIDGEAGFNATYWNNREYKGKIAATDRLTTPFHFSAEGSTVFAPGVGLKNFTAIYRSTFRPTDSGAATFRVMTNGGVTLFLNGKQIAEATNIKNHTNLYSFNYEAGKSYDIELRFIQVKDNPTLNFDLAKQTPMDAREILNKLQSADVVIFAGGISPLLEGESMRVSDPGFKGGDRTEIELPAIQREVLALLKKNGKKTVFVNFSGSAMAIVPETQNCDAILQAWYPGQAGGTAVADVLFGDYNPAGRLPITFYKSMQQLPDYEDYSMKGRTYRFMTETPLYPFGYGLSYTRFSYGKATLNQSKLTKGEKAILTIPVSNVGQRDGEEVVQVYICRPDDKEGPQKTLRGFQRVSIAKGKTQNVQIELPYDSFEWFDAATNTIRPLNGTYKILYGNSSNEKDLQTCSIQIQ from the coding sequence ATGAAAAAGCAATGGATCATTGCCTGTCTTATCGGAATTCAAGGGGTAAATGTACAGGCACAACAACCCAGCAAGTATCCCTATCAGGACACGAAATTAACTGCGGAACAACGGGCGGACGATTTACTTCAACGCCTCACATTAGAAGAAAAAGTGGCGTTGATGCAAAACAACTCACCGGCTATTCCCCGGCTTGGCATTAAGCCGTATGAATGGTGGAACGAAGCTCTTCATGGCGTTGCCCGCGCCGGACTGGCTACTGTCTTTCCACAAGCCATAGGTATGGCCGCTTCTTTCAACGACGAACTATTATACGAAGTCTTTGATGCCGTATCTGACGAAGCACGCGCCAAGAACCGCCAATTCAATGAAAAAGGACAATATAAACGTTATCAGGGACTGACCATGTGGACTCCCAACGTCAATATCTTCCGCGACCCCCGCTGGGGACGAGGACAGGAAACATACGGCGAAGACCCTTATTTAAGCGGACGTATGGGAATGGCGGCAGTCAGAGGTCTGCAAGGACCGGAAGATGCCGAATATGACAAACTTCATGCCTGCGCCAAACACTTTGCCGTACACTCGGGTCCCGAATGGAACCGTCACAGCTTCAACGCAGAAAACATTGCACCCAGAGACTTATGGGAAACCTACCTTCCTGCTTTCAAGGAACTGGTACAAAAAGCAGGAGTTAAAGAAGTGATGTGCGCTTACAACCGTTTCGAAGGCGATCCCTGCTGCGGCAGCAACCGTCTGTTAACCCAAATTCTCCGCAACGACTGGGGATTCAAAGGAATCGTAGTCACCGACTGCGGAGCAATCGGAGACTTTTTCCAACGCAAGAAACATGAAACGCATCCCGATGCCGCCCATGCCTCTGCCGACGCTGTTTTAAGCGGAACAGATCTCGAATGTGGCGGTAACTTCAAAAGCATCACCGATGCTGTGAAAAAAGGCCTGATTTCGGAAGAGAAAATCAATACATCAGTCAAAAGACTACTGAAAGCCCGCTTTGAACTGGGAGAAATGAATTCGACTCATCCCTGGAGTAACATTCCATTTTCTGTTATCGACTGTCCCAAACACAAAGAACTGGCACTGAAAATGGCACACGAAAGTCTGGTATTACTCCAAAACAATAACAACATCCTTCCATTAAACCGTCAGATGAAAGTCGCAGTCATCGGCCCCAACGCCAACGACTCGGTAATGCAATGGGGTAACTACAACGGCTTCCCTTCACATACCGTTACTCTACTGGAAGGAATACGCGCCAAACTACCTGACGCACAAATCATCTACGAACCTGTATGCGGATATACAAACGACACCACCCTGCACAGCCTATTCAATCAGTGCAGCATCGACGGAGAAGCCGGATTCAACGCCACCTACTGGAATAACCGCGAATATAAAGGCAAGATTGCCGCAACCGACCGTCTGACCACTCCTTTCCATTTCAGTGCAGAAGGTTCTACCGTATTTGCTCCCGGTGTAGGATTGAAAAACTTCACCGCCATCTATCGTTCCACTTTCCGCCCAACAGATTCCGGTGCCGCCACTTTCCGCGTGATGACTAACGGAGGAGTTACTTTATTCCTCAACGGCAAGCAAATAGCAGAAGCCACCAACATCAAGAATCATACCAATCTGTATTCTTTCAACTACGAAGCAGGAAAGAGTTACGACATCGAGTTGCGTTTTATTCAGGTTAAAGATAACCCTACACTGAACTTCGACTTGGCAAAACAAACTCCAATGGATGCCCGTGAAATCCTGAACAAGTTGCAAAGCGCAGATGTAGTTATCTTTGCCGGAGGTATCTCCCCCCTATTGGAAGGAGAATCCATGCGGGTATCCGACCCCGGATTCAAAGGCGGCGACCGTACAGAAATCGAATTGCCCGCCATCCAGCGCGAAGTTCTTGCTCTTCTAAAGAAGAATGGAAAGAAAACAGTATTCGTCAACTTCTCCGGTTCGGCAATGGCCATCGTGCCTGAAACGCAGAATTGCGATGCTATCCTGCAAGCATGGTATCCCGGACAGGCAGGTGGAACAGCCGTTGCCGATGTTCTTTTCGGAGATTACAATCCTGCCGGACGTCTGCCTATCACTTTCTATAAAAGCATGCAACAATTACCGGATTATGAAGATTATTCGATGAAGGGACGTACCTACCGTTTCATGACGGAAACACCTCTTTATCCATTCGGCTACGGTTTAAGTTATACCCGTTTCTCTTATGGGAAAGCGACCCTGAACCAATCGAAGCTGACCAAAGGCGAAAAAGCAATTCTTACTATCCCGGTAAGTAACGTCGGGCAGAGAGACGGTGAAGAAGTGGTTCAAGTGTACATCTGCCGTCCTGACGACAAAGAAGGTCCGCAAAAAACTCTTCGTGGTTTCCAACGGGTTAGCATTGCTAAAGGTAAGACACAGAACGTCCAGATAGAGCTTCCGTACGATTCTTTCGAATGGTTTGATGCAGCGACCAATACCATACGTCCTTTAAACGGAACATATAAGATACTTTACGGAAACAGTTCAAATGAAAAAGACTTGCAAACGTGCAGTATTCAGATTCAATAG
- a CDS encoding pectinesterase family protein, whose translation MKLFHSLLYPLLGGLFCLSCSDDEQDSGTKQPTTAGEVTFGVDLTGFSTRVTQDGSSWNDGDKIGTYVLDMKTLEPVTEAANVPYVCSEEGASVSFTSTTPLKVQNDGTPVKFVAYYPYNADVRNFNYPVQLAAQERGSTACDLLYAATKEEYTYSPENEPHISLNFTHRLAKVILKFVNMEKEPLEVSDVRIEGMQTAASFNIQTDVLTVDESSVATINPYHNATTGFYEAIILPSALTDSYKVSFVLDDREKEWIFTNLDIALPQFHKGYSYTFALYIDDSGFVEMGRLENVEGGNSSAPWEDGSSEDGTAEGDKTPVSGYAFTPADGTQQALADTELKIAFEGTAPELGTSGCIRIYRMSDHKQVDEINMAERRQSIVNGQTQLNTWMDIIGVTPTGSSVSRRIVNYYPARVEGKSFIIKPHQQRLQPDTEYYVTIEQAAVKQTDFKGVYGRAWTFKTKPAPALTGPNYEVKISHTDPNADFYTLQGAIDFCATHVDLNAAKTFRMDDGIYQEIIYLRDQSNITVKGNASDNTAVNIQYDNSNDINGGIGGGTNIDQFAPTGTIVPSSGGRSVVILDGNSDKIRFENVTIENAYGWTLGKNGQAEALYINNKSAAFINCRVLSFQDTLLPGGGYNWFKDCFIAGATDFIWGSGKVVLFEDCQIHAPSGTRAVMQARVSAGYLGYVFLNSRFTVGEGVTNSTLIYQFEPDNLTFLNCTFADVYGPNFVGENKPLTPAVPTVATGCKLYNCKTESGSDIYQSIPATVRNTVLQLSKEQYDQYFGTRETIMSWDGYTDVAWFK comes from the coding sequence ATGAAATTATTTCATTCATTATTATATCCCTTGTTAGGTGGTTTGTTTTGCCTCTCTTGTTCGGATGATGAGCAAGATTCAGGTACAAAACAACCTACTACTGCGGGAGAGGTTACCTTCGGTGTAGACCTCACAGGTTTCTCAACCCGTGTCACCCAAGACGGATCGTCATGGAATGACGGAGATAAGATCGGAACATACGTATTGGATATGAAGACTCTTGAACCTGTCACAGAAGCAGCGAATGTACCTTATGTCTGCTCGGAAGAGGGTGCGTCGGTTTCTTTCACTTCCACTACACCGCTGAAAGTGCAAAATGATGGAACACCGGTGAAGTTTGTGGCATACTATCCGTATAATGCCGATGTACGTAATTTTAATTATCCCGTGCAACTGGCCGCTCAAGAAAGAGGAAGTACGGCGTGCGACTTACTATATGCTGCCACGAAAGAAGAATACACCTACTCTCCGGAGAACGAACCCCATATCTCATTAAACTTTACCCATCGTCTGGCAAAAGTGATTCTGAAGTTTGTGAATATGGAAAAAGAACCGTTGGAAGTAAGTGATGTACGGATTGAGGGGATGCAAACTGCCGCTTCATTCAATATACAAACAGATGTACTGACGGTTGACGAAAGCTCTGTTGCTACAATCAACCCTTATCACAATGCTACAACAGGATTCTACGAAGCTATCATTCTTCCATCGGCATTGACAGACAGCTATAAAGTGTCTTTCGTATTGGACGATAGAGAGAAAGAGTGGATATTTACTAATTTGGACATTGCTTTGCCGCAATTCCACAAAGGTTATAGCTACACATTCGCACTCTACATAGACGACAGCGGCTTTGTAGAAATGGGACGTCTTGAAAATGTGGAAGGCGGAAACTCATCAGCTCCCTGGGAAGACGGAAGCAGTGAGGACGGAACGGCCGAAGGTGACAAGACTCCTGTATCAGGATATGCCTTCACACCTGCCGACGGCACGCAGCAAGCACTAGCAGATACCGAACTGAAAATCGCCTTTGAAGGCACTGCACCCGAACTTGGTACGAGTGGTTGTATCCGCATCTATCGTATGAGCGACCATAAACAGGTAGATGAAATCAATATGGCAGAACGCAGACAGTCTATCGTAAACGGTCAGACCCAACTGAATACGTGGATGGATATTATCGGCGTTACGCCTACCGGTTCTTCCGTTAGTCGTCGTATCGTCAATTATTATCCGGCACGGGTGGAAGGTAAGAGCTTCATTATCAAGCCTCATCAACAGCGCTTACAACCCGACACCGAATATTATGTAACCATCGAACAGGCAGCAGTGAAACAAACAGACTTCAAGGGAGTATATGGCCGTGCATGGACGTTCAAGACGAAGCCGGCACCAGCATTGACCGGACCGAACTATGAGGTGAAAATTAGTCACACCGACCCCAATGCTGACTTCTATACTTTGCAAGGTGCTATTGACTTCTGTGCCACACATGTCGATTTGAATGCTGCTAAGACATTCCGGATGGATGACGGTATCTATCAGGAGATTATCTACTTGCGCGATCAAAGCAACATCACAGTAAAAGGAAATGCTAGTGATAATACGGCTGTCAATATTCAATATGATAACAGCAATGATATTAACGGTGGTATAGGCGGCGGAACCAATATCGATCAGTTTGCCCCTACCGGCACTATTGTGCCCTCTTCCGGAGGTCGTTCGGTGGTGATACTCGATGGTAACAGTGATAAAATCCGCTTTGAAAATGTGACGATAGAGAATGCGTATGGCTGGACACTAGGCAAGAATGGTCAGGCCGAGGCACTTTATATTAACAACAAATCGGCTGCTTTTATCAATTGCCGTGTCTTGAGTTTCCAGGATACTTTGCTTCCCGGTGGAGGTTACAACTGGTTCAAAGATTGTTTCATAGCCGGAGCTACCGATTTCATCTGGGGGTCGGGTAAGGTGGTACTGTTTGAAGATTGTCAGATCCATGCACCTAGCGGTACACGTGCTGTAATGCAAGCGCGTGTCAGTGCGGGTTACTTGGGTTATGTATTCTTGAACAGCCGTTTCACGGTAGGCGAAGGCGTTACTAACTCTACTTTGATTTATCAGTTTGAGCCGGACAATCTGACCTTCTTAAACTGTACGTTTGCCGATGTGTACGGTCCTAACTTTGTAGGAGAGAATAAACCGCTGACACCGGCTGTACCTACTGTTGCCACCGGCTGCAAACTTTACAACTGCAAGACTGAATCGGGTTCTGATATTTATCAATCTATTCCGGCAACGGTGCGCAATACAGTGCTGCAACTTAGTAAGGAACAATACGATCAATACTTCGGTACACGTGAAACCATCATGAGTTGGGATGGCTATACCGATGTGGCTTGGTTCAAATAA